A stretch of the Polaribacter pacificus genome encodes the following:
- a CDS encoding DUF2490 domain-containing protein has translation MNLKKDLKRMVALAVLFLLPFTLSGQQNDLGNWFVYIGNKKLNNNWNLHTEVQYRNYNFIGDLEQLLLRTGLGYTFNDQKSNILLGYGYILSENYLQATKDKNTVNEHRIFQQFTSKQSIGSVALNHRYRFEQRFIESDFKMRFRYFLGVQIPFSPKESNKYYVSAYNEIFLNTQSSVFDRNRVYAGIGVHLSKKVRLEAGYMNQIFENSGRDQLNIMTFINF, from the coding sequence ATGAATCTGAAAAAGGATTTAAAAAGAATGGTAGCATTAGCAGTTTTGTTTTTGCTACCTTTTACTTTAAGTGGTCAACAAAATGATTTAGGAAATTGGTTTGTTTACATCGGCAATAAAAAACTAAACAATAACTGGAACCTACACACTGAAGTACAATATAGAAACTACAATTTTATAGGAGATTTAGAACAATTACTGCTCCGAACTGGTTTAGGTTATACCTTTAATGATCAGAAAAGCAATATACTTTTGGGTTATGGGTATATTCTATCTGAAAACTATTTACAGGCAACCAAAGATAAAAACACAGTTAATGAGCATCGCATCTTTCAGCAATTTACTTCAAAACAAAGCATAGGCTCTGTAGCATTAAATCATAGGTATCGATTTGAGCAGCGATTTATAGAAAGTGATTTTAAAATGCGGTTTCGTTATTTTTTAGGGGTCCAAATTCCTTTTAGCCCAAAAGAAAGCAATAAATACTATGTTTCTGCCTACAATGAAATTTTTCTAAACACCCAGTCTTCTGTATTTGATAGAAATAGAGTTTATGCAGGTATTGGTGTTCATCTCTCAAAAAAAGTTAGACTCGAGGCCGGGTATATGAATCAAATTTTTGAAAACTCAGGAAGAGATCAATTAAATATCATGACGTTTATAAACTTTTAA
- a CDS encoding carbonic anhydrase family protein, producing the protein MKAHTRETQATMTPEKSLQYLKEGNQRFQNNLKANRNLLEQVNDTAEGQFPFATILSCIDSRVSAELVFDQGLGDIFSVRIAGNFVNEDILGSMEFACKLAGTKIIVVLGHTSCGAIKGACDNAELGNLTKMLGKIKPAVNAVETPKDENLRNSSNLDFVNDVATKNVHLTMDRIVKESDVLAEMQKKGEIKIVGAMYNIHTGEVVFYES; encoded by the coding sequence ATGAAAGCACACACAAGAGAAACTCAAGCGACAATGACTCCAGAGAAATCATTGCAGTATCTTAAGGAAGGAAATCAACGTTTCCAAAACAATTTAAAAGCCAATAGAAATCTATTAGAACAAGTCAATGATACAGCCGAAGGACAGTTTCCTTTTGCAACCATATTGAGCTGTATTGATTCTAGAGTTTCTGCTGAGTTGGTTTTTGATCAGGGCTTGGGAGATATTTTTAGTGTACGAATCGCTGGTAATTTTGTCAATGAAGACATACTTGGTAGTATGGAGTTTGCCTGTAAGCTTGCTGGAACTAAAATAATTGTTGTTTTAGGGCATACCAGCTGTGGAGCAATCAAAGGTGCTTGTGATAATGCAGAACTAGGAAACCTAACCAAAATGTTAGGTAAAATTAAACCTGCAGTAAACGCAGTTGAAACACCTAAAGATGAAAACTTAAGAAACTCATCTAATTTAGATTTTGTAAATGATGTAGCTACAAAAAATGTTCATTTGACTATGGATAGAATCGTAAAAGAAAGTGATGTCTTAGCAGAGATGCAGAAGAAAGGTGAAATTAAAATCGTTGGAGCAATGTACAATATCCACACTGGAGAAGTTGTTTTTTACGAATCTTAA
- a CDS encoding TetR/AcrR family transcriptional regulator — MSIEIKISLNDGLYLKEPQEFVLGRKIIKHSIILIDQVGFEFFTFKKLAVEINSTETSIYRYFENKHMLLLFLVNWYWQWTSYLISINTKNIKDPKEKLQIIIHSIVYAAQENPNVAYVNESKLHNIVISEGVKAYHTKEVDTENSKGFFMSYKNLVTLVSSVISEVNPTYKYPYALATNLFEMSNNHLFYAKHLPRLTDVSLQKDTVNEVEKMLNYFVDKLLAS, encoded by the coding sequence ATGAGTATAGAAATTAAAATATCGCTAAATGATGGCTTATACCTAAAAGAACCACAAGAGTTTGTTTTGGGGAGAAAAATTATTAAGCACAGTATTATTTTAATTGACCAAGTTGGTTTTGAGTTTTTTACTTTTAAAAAGTTAGCTGTAGAGATAAACTCTACAGAAACTTCGATTTACCGTTATTTTGAAAACAAGCATATGTTATTGCTTTTTTTAGTCAACTGGTATTGGCAATGGACAAGTTATTTGATTAGCATTAATACAAAAAACATTAAAGACCCTAAAGAAAAGCTTCAAATTATAATTCATTCTATTGTGTATGCAGCTCAAGAGAATCCCAATGTAGCTTATGTTAATGAAAGTAAACTCCATAATATTGTTATCTCAGAAGGAGTAAAGGCTTATCATACCAAGGAAGTAGATACTGAAAATTCTAAAGGCTTTTTTATGAGTTATAAAAACCTGGTAACCCTGGTGTCTAGTGTTATCTCAGAAGTGAACCCAACCTATAAGTATCCATATGCTTTGGCGACAAATCTATTTGAAATGTCTAACAACCATTTGTTTTATGCAAAACACTTGCCTAGGTTAACAGATGTTTCTCTTCAAAAAGATACTGTAAATGAGGTAGAAAAAATGCTTAATTATTTTGTGGACAAATTACTAGCTAGCTAG
- a CDS encoding aspartate aminotransferase family protein encodes MHSDFIKYQAQTSPHPLYLEVSHAKGSYVFDVEGKQYLDFVAGVSANSLGHNHPKVSQAIKDQVDQYTHVMVYGEFAQAAPVALCKLLTSTLPFDNGAVYLTNSGTEATEGAIKLAKRSTGRFEIIAAKNGYHGNTQGAMSVCGHEEKNQAFRPLVPGARFIEFNELKDLEKITKNTAAVILETIQGGAGFIAPTNDYLQKVKAKCTEVGALLILDEIQSGVGRTGTFWGFDNYKVVPDIIITGKGLGGGMPIGAFIAPTHLMNLLSKQPKLGHITTFGGHPVIAAAGLATVQEIIGSTLMQTALEKEALYRSYLKHPAIKEIRGKGLMLAVLVETPELATQIILRCFEKGLLLFWLLFEGRALRITPPLTISDQEIKDGCQLLIETLDELAS; translated from the coding sequence ATGCATTCAGATTTTATAAAATACCAAGCTCAAACTTCTCCTCACCCCTTGTATTTAGAGGTGTCTCACGCAAAAGGCTCCTATGTCTTTGATGTTGAAGGAAAACAATATTTGGATTTTGTAGCGGGTGTGTCTGCCAATAGTTTAGGGCATAATCACCCTAAAGTTTCACAAGCCATCAAGGATCAAGTTGACCAATATACCCACGTGATGGTCTATGGAGAGTTTGCTCAAGCAGCGCCAGTAGCTCTTTGTAAACTTCTAACAAGTACCTTGCCTTTTGATAATGGAGCCGTCTATTTGACCAACTCTGGAACAGAGGCTACAGAAGGAGCTATAAAATTAGCCAAGAGAAGTACAGGGCGTTTTGAAATTATAGCTGCTAAGAATGGCTATCATGGAAACACGCAAGGCGCTATGAGTGTATGTGGACATGAAGAAAAAAATCAAGCTTTTAGACCACTTGTTCCCGGGGCAAGGTTTATTGAGTTTAACGAGTTAAAAGATTTAGAAAAAATCACTAAAAACACAGCTGCAGTCATTTTAGAAACCATCCAAGGGGGGGCTGGTTTTATAGCGCCTACCAATGATTATTTGCAAAAAGTAAAAGCAAAATGTACTGAGGTTGGAGCGCTTCTAATTTTAGATGAAATTCAGTCAGGTGTTGGACGTACCGGAACTTTTTGGGGTTTTGATAATTATAAGGTAGTACCTGATATCATCATTACCGGAAAAGGATTAGGCGGTGGAATGCCCATTGGTGCTTTTATTGCTCCTACTCATTTAATGAATCTATTGAGTAAGCAGCCTAAACTTGGACATATTACTACCTTTGGAGGACATCCTGTAATTGCCGCAGCAGGTTTGGCTACCGTACAAGAAATTATCGGCAGTACTTTAATGCAAACTGCTCTAGAAAAAGAAGCGTTGTATAGAAGCTACTTAAAACACCCTGCTATCAAAGAAATTAGAGGAAAAGGGTTGATGTTAGCTGTTTTGGTAGAAACTCCAGAATTGGCCACTCAAATTATTCTGCGTTGTTTTGAAAAGGGACTGCTCTTATTTTGGTTGTTGTTTGAAGGTCGTGCCTTAAGAATTACACCACCGCTAACCATTTCTGATCAAGAAATCAAAGACGGTTGTCAACTACTCATTGAAACCCTTGACGAACTAGCTAGCTAG
- a CDS encoding OstA-like protein, translated as MKKILLILFLATLSSTVAQGKKINILQGRYLSKDEAKYPGATIFTKDSEGLVTFELDGAILTCKRAIYYEKLNFFKAYGNVLINQGDTIKQTSDYVDYNGNTKLTVSYGNVVLRDPKMTLKTDTLNFDRAQQKLFYKHHAIIKDQTNTLASKIGTYSLETNKFTATTRVKITNPEHELESEHLDYYTNTGYAYLHGASTIKGKDNTIYTEKGFYDTKLEISRFVKNSKIFFKDRTIEGDSLYYDKFKGFASATNNIKLVDTIQNFVAKGNYAEFYQFKDSAFIVDKAVAITAIEKDSMYIRGDTLLVTGKPENRILRVYHNVKIFKSDMQGVCDSIHSNQQTGLTRLFKNPVLWSKKNQITGDDIHLISNPETNKLDSIKVLKNAFIVSLDSIVDKTATYNQIKGRNMYGTFEEGNLKYFFVDGNAEVIYYNRNDKGYIETITKQITSSIEFELGEDNSIDRIKYIKKPEGKSYPPDKLPTQGRLLKGFIWRETERPLSVEDLFKTADTLKSIKVQTSSK; from the coding sequence TTGAAAAAAATTCTCCTCATTCTTTTTTTAGCAACCTTAAGCAGCACTGTTGCTCAAGGAAAAAAAATAAACATCCTACAAGGTCGCTATCTAAGTAAAGATGAGGCCAAGTATCCTGGAGCTACTATTTTTACAAAAGACAGTGAAGGCTTGGTGACTTTTGAACTCGATGGAGCTATCCTAACTTGTAAGAGAGCAATCTACTATGAAAAATTGAATTTTTTTAAGGCATATGGAAACGTGTTGATCAACCAAGGCGACACCATCAAACAAACCAGTGATTATGTAGATTATAATGGAAACACAAAGCTAACTGTCTCTTATGGTAATGTGGTTTTAAGAGATCCAAAAATGACCTTAAAAACAGATACCTTAAACTTTGATCGAGCTCAACAAAAATTATTTTACAAGCATCACGCAATCATTAAAGACCAAACCAATACCCTTGCTAGTAAAATTGGTACCTATTCTTTAGAAACTAATAAATTTACAGCAACAACAAGAGTTAAGATTACAAACCCAGAGCATGAATTAGAGTCTGAACACCTTGATTATTATACAAATACAGGCTATGCTTATTTGCATGGAGCCTCTACCATTAAAGGGAAAGACAATACCATCTATACAGAGAAAGGTTTTTACGATACCAAATTAGAAATCTCTCGCTTTGTTAAAAACTCAAAAATATTTTTTAAAGATAGAACTATCGAAGGTGATAGCTTGTATTATGATAAATTCAAAGGTTTTGCATCAGCAACCAACAACATAAAACTGGTAGATACCATTCAGAATTTTGTAGCAAAAGGAAACTACGCTGAGTTTTATCAATTTAAAGACTCTGCCTTTATTGTAGACAAAGCAGTTGCCATTACTGCCATCGAAAAGGATTCTATGTATATCCGAGGTGACACATTGTTAGTTACCGGAAAACCAGAAAATAGAATTCTTAGGGTTTACCACAACGTTAAAATTTTTAAATCTGATATGCAAGGCGTTTGTGATTCTATCCACAGCAATCAACAAACAGGCTTAACACGTCTGTTTAAAAACCCGGTATTGTGGTCTAAAAAGAATCAAATTACAGGAGATGACATCCACTTGATTAGCAATCCTGAAACCAACAAACTAGATTCTATCAAAGTCTTAAAAAACGCATTTATTGTTTCCTTAGATAGTATTGTAGATAAAACAGCTACCTATAATCAAATAAAAGGTAGAAACATGTATGGTACTTTTGAAGAAGGGAACCTAAAATACTTTTTTGTAGATGGCAACGCAGAAGTAATTTATTACAACAGAAATGATAAGGGCTATATAGAAACAATTACCAAACAAATTACCAGTTCTATAGAGTTTGAACTTGGTGAAGACAATAGTATTGACAGAATAAAATACATTAAAAAACCAGAAGGTAAATCATATCCTCCTGATAAACTACCTACTCAAGGAAGGCTGTTAAAAGGCTTTATATGGAGAGAAACGGAACGCCCATTAAGCGTTGAGGATCTCTTTAAAACTGCAGATACTTTAAAAAGTATCAAAGTTCAAACATCATCTAAGTAA
- a CDS encoding pyridoxal phosphate-dependent decarboxylase family protein: MKTTFDLSKEEMKAYGYKIIDILAEHFDTIESKKPVSSATRKEMDAVFLQEAPDTPMPADKVLDFVMENVIPFSNLTSHPKMFSFVPGPSNYISALADTLATGFNIFSGGWIVSPAAAELEIVTMNWLLKMFHFPVAKGGGIFTSGGSMANLTALVTARRIKCGDDFSKAVIYLSDQAHSSNIKAIRVLGFKKEQIRIIPTDLEFRISFNKLKNAIAKDRLEGNQPFCIIASAGTTNTGTVDPLDTIADICEKEDLWMHVDGAYGGAAILSEKGSRVLRGIERADSLTVDPHKWFFQPYEIGCLLVKDASWLSNTFSEKPEYLRDIEGNESEINFYDYGIQLTRRFRALKFYMSIKTFGLNAFKEAITYNIDLAEETEDMLRKSKNWEIVSPATLAVINFRYNPIGMDLTEKQLDSLNQQISAKVMDSKEALLVTTVLQNQVVLRMCLINPKTTFNDITETLQQCHEYATEILKSGI, encoded by the coding sequence ATGAAGACTACCTTTGATTTATCGAAAGAAGAAATGAAAGCCTATGGCTATAAAATTATTGACATTTTAGCTGAGCATTTTGATACGATAGAATCAAAAAAACCGGTTTCTTCGGCAACAAGAAAAGAAATGGATGCTGTTTTTTTACAAGAGGCTCCAGACACGCCAATGCCTGCAGACAAAGTACTTGATTTTGTGATGGAAAATGTCATTCCTTTTAGCAACCTAACGTCGCATCCTAAAATGTTTTCTTTTGTGCCAGGGCCAAGCAATTATATCAGTGCTTTAGCAGATACTTTGGCAACAGGTTTTAATATTTTTTCTGGGGGATGGATCGTTTCACCTGCAGCAGCAGAACTAGAAATTGTGACGATGAACTGGCTTTTAAAGATGTTTCATTTTCCAGTAGCCAAAGGAGGAGGAATATTTACCAGTGGTGGCTCAATGGCAAACCTAACTGCCTTGGTAACGGCACGAAGAATAAAATGTGGTGATGATTTTTCTAAAGCAGTTATTTATTTGTCAGATCAAGCGCATTCTTCCAATATCAAAGCCATCAGGGTTTTGGGCTTTAAAAAAGAGCAAATTAGAATTATTCCAACCGATTTAGAATTTAGAATCAGTTTTAATAAATTAAAGAATGCCATAGCAAAAGATCGTTTAGAAGGTAATCAACCCTTTTGTATTATTGCATCGGCAGGAACTACCAATACAGGAACCGTAGATCCTTTAGATACCATTGCAGATATCTGTGAAAAAGAAGATTTATGGATGCATGTTGATGGCGCTTATGGTGGTGCAGCCATACTATCAGAAAAGGGGAGTAGAGTGTTAAGAGGTATTGAGAGAGCTGATTCATTAACAGTAGATCCTCACAAATGGTTTTTTCAGCCCTATGAGATTGGTTGCTTGTTGGTAAAAGATGCCTCGTGGTTAAGCAATACGTTTAGTGAAAAACCAGAGTATCTTAGAGATATAGAAGGCAATGAGTCAGAAATTAATTTTTATGATTATGGAATCCAATTAACAAGACGTTTTAGAGCTCTAAAGTTTTATATGTCGATTAAAACTTTTGGATTAAATGCTTTTAAAGAAGCCATCACCTATAATATTGATTTAGCAGAAGAGACCGAAGACATGCTTCGCAAAAGTAAAAACTGGGAAATTGTATCGCCAGCGACTTTGGCCGTGATTAATTTTAGGTACAATCCAATAGGCATGGATTTAACTGAAAAGCAATTGGATTCCCTAAATCAACAAATATCTGCCAAAGTGATGGACTCAAAAGAAGCCTTATTGGTAACGACAGTTTTACAAAACCAGGTTGTTTTGCGCATGTGTTTGATCAACCCTAAAACTACCTTTAATGACATTACTGAAACATTACAACAATGTCATGAGTATGCTACTGAAATATTAAAATCAGGTATTTAG
- the nirK gene encoding copper-containing nitrite reductase — translation MKIHKTQAFTLLLGILLIFGCSDDDKKVLAAKDSAAIVIQGTVKAELTAPPFVPQPVGNRPAKKLLVDMEIIEKEGEMADGVKYVYWTFGGSVPGSFIRTRVGDEVEFTLSNHPDNKLPHNIDLHAVTGPGGGAESSFVAPGHKKTFSFKTLNPGLYVYHCATAPVGMHIANGMYGLILVEPEGGLPPVDKEYYIMQGDFYTSGDNGERGLQSFDMKKAVEEDADYVVFNGKVGALTGDNAITANVGETVRLFVGNGGPNLTSSFHVIGEIFDNVHVEGGSVMNKNVQTTSIPAGGATIVDFKVEVPGTFILVDHAIFRAFNKGALGMLKVKGEENKKVYSGIKQEGIYLPEGGSIQSMPKEAKTKTVAVVQEKSLAQKIADGKQVYMKTCFACHQATGQGIPNAFPPLAKSDYLNANVDRAIGIVKHGKTGEITVNGKKYNSVMTAQNISDIEIADVMTYIYNSWGNNKTNVTVDRVKKVK, via the coding sequence ATGAAAATTCACAAAACACAAGCTTTCACATTATTGCTAGGGATTTTACTAATCTTTGGCTGCTCTGATGATGATAAGAAAGTCCTAGCTGCTAAAGATTCTGCAGCAATAGTTATTCAAGGTACTGTAAAAGCAGAGCTAACAGCTCCACCTTTTGTTCCACAACCTGTAGGAAACAGACCTGCTAAAAAACTGTTGGTCGATATGGAAATTATCGAGAAAGAAGGAGAAATGGCTGATGGAGTAAAGTATGTTTATTGGACTTTTGGAGGTTCTGTTCCTGGAAGCTTTATTAGAACCAGAGTGGGTGATGAGGTAGAGTTTACCTTGTCTAACCACCCAGATAATAAACTGCCACACAATATAGATTTACATGCAGTGACTGGTCCAGGAGGAGGAGCAGAATCATCATTTGTTGCTCCAGGTCATAAAAAAACCTTTTCTTTTAAAACCTTAAATCCAGGTCTATATGTATATCACTGTGCTACCGCACCAGTAGGAATGCATATTGCAAACGGCATGTACGGTTTGATTTTAGTTGAGCCAGAGGGTGGTTTGCCACCTGTAGATAAAGAGTACTACATCATGCAGGGTGATTTCTATACAAGTGGTGATAATGGAGAACGTGGTTTGCAGTCTTTTGATATGAAAAAAGCGGTTGAAGAAGATGCTGATTATGTAGTGTTTAATGGAAAAGTTGGTGCTCTTACCGGAGACAATGCAATTACGGCAAATGTTGGAGAAACAGTTCGACTTTTTGTTGGTAACGGAGGCCCAAATTTAACTTCTTCATTCCATGTTATTGGTGAGATATTTGACAACGTCCATGTAGAAGGTGGTTCTGTTATGAATAAAAATGTACAGACCACTTCAATCCCAGCAGGTGGAGCCACCATCGTTGATTTTAAAGTAGAAGTTCCAGGAACATTTATCCTAGTAGACCACGCTATTTTTAGAGCCTTTAATAAAGGAGCTTTGGGAATGTTAAAAGTAAAAGGAGAAGAAAACAAAAAAGTATATTCTGGAATTAAACAAGAAGGAATTTATTTACCAGAAGGAGGGTCTATACAATCAATGCCTAAAGAAGCTAAGACTAAGACAGTAGCTGTAGTGCAAGAAAAGTCATTAGCACAAAAAATAGCTGATGGAAAGCAAGTCTATATGAAAACTTGTTTTGCCTGTCACCAAGCAACTGGACAAGGGATTCCTAATGCATTTCCTCCTTTGGCAAAATCAGATTACTTAAATGCTAACGTCGATAGAGCTATCGGTATCGTTAAGCACGGTAAAACTGGAGAGATTACCGTAAATGGTAAAAAATACAACAGTGTCATGACAGCTCAAAACATTTCTGATATAGAAATTGCTGATGTAATGACTTATATCTACAATTCTTGGGGTAATAACAAAACCAACGTAACTGTTGATCGCGTTAAGAAAGTTAAATAA
- a CDS encoding formylglycine-generating enzyme family protein, with the protein MKTILRLTICLFVLLNSSLVNCQSKMVPIKGGEYTPLYGREGVKVQVADFLMDVYPVTNDDFLKFVKENPTWRKSKVIRLFADERYLIDWINDTQLGPEQQLNSPITNVSWFAAKNYCEIQGKRLPTVDEWEYVAMSNETVADARSLENYNKYILSWYEKPKTFDNVVGSTFKNYWKVYDMHGLVWEWTSDFNSVLITGESRNDVDKNSELFCGSAAINATDLMNYAAFMRYAIRGSLKAKYTMKNLGFRCVKDIK; encoded by the coding sequence ATGAAAACTATTTTAAGATTGACAATTTGCTTGTTTGTACTACTCAACTCATCTTTGGTGAATTGTCAATCTAAAATGGTACCTATCAAAGGTGGTGAGTATACCCCTTTGTACGGTAGAGAAGGAGTAAAGGTTCAGGTTGCTGATTTTTTAATGGATGTATATCCAGTAACCAATGACGATTTTTTAAAATTTGTCAAAGAGAATCCAACTTGGAGAAAATCAAAAGTTATTCGTCTTTTTGCAGATGAACGCTATTTAATTGATTGGATAAATGATACGCAATTAGGCCCAGAACAACAATTAAATTCACCTATTACCAATGTGTCTTGGTTTGCCGCAAAAAACTATTGTGAGATTCAAGGAAAACGATTGCCAACTGTTGATGAATGGGAATACGTAGCCATGTCTAATGAAACCGTAGCAGATGCAAGAAGTCTAGAAAACTACAACAAATACATCTTAAGCTGGTATGAGAAGCCAAAAACCTTTGATAATGTGGTTGGGTCTACCTTTAAAAATTATTGGAAGGTCTATGATATGCACGGATTGGTTTGGGAGTGGACTTCTGATTTTAACTCGGTACTTATTACTGGGGAATCTAGAAATGATGTAGATAAGAACAGTGAGCTGTTTTGCGGAAGTGCAGCAATTAACGCCACAGATTTAATGAACTATGCCGCTTTTATGCGTTATGCCATTAGAGGTAGCTTAAAAGCCAAATACACTATGAAAAACCTTGGGTTTAGATGTGTAAAAGATATTAAATAA
- a CDS encoding SCO family protein produces MNYTKYFLILVIALVSFGACKEPKSKEIATITYQCPMKCEGEKIYHKEGQCPVCNMDLKPVVTSEKIPELSDEISENSIFNLTSKWNTQNNKSIRLKELQGKTLVMVMIYTTCKAACPRLVADMRNIAKEIPEKLTSKVQYVFVSIDPKNDTPQRLKEFAKENYMDEENYTFLQGTVDGVREFANVLSVKYKEISPLDFSHSNIITVFNPQGELVHQQEGLGVDNKETVAQILASATAN; encoded by the coding sequence ATGAACTATACAAAATACTTTTTAATACTCGTCATAGCTTTGGTTTCATTTGGGGCCTGTAAAGAACCCAAATCAAAAGAAATAGCAACCATTACTTATCAATGTCCAATGAAATGCGAAGGCGAGAAGATCTACCATAAAGAAGGTCAATGTCCGGTGTGTAACATGGATTTAAAACCAGTAGTAACATCAGAAAAAATACCCGAATTGTCAGATGAAATTTCTGAAAATTCTATTTTTAATCTAACATCAAAATGGAATACGCAAAACAATAAAAGCATTCGCTTAAAAGAATTGCAAGGAAAAACCTTGGTAATGGTCATGATCTATACCACTTGCAAGGCAGCTTGTCCAAGATTGGTTGCAGATATGAGAAATATCGCCAAAGAAATTCCAGAAAAGCTCACAAGTAAAGTACAGTATGTTTTTGTGAGTATTGACCCTAAAAACGATACTCCTCAACGACTAAAAGAATTTGCAAAAGAGAACTATATGGATGAGGAGAACTACACTTTTTTACAAGGAACTGTAGATGGCGTTAGAGAATTTGCCAATGTTTTATCTGTAAAATACAAAGAGATATCTCCTTTAGATTTTTCTCATTCAAATATCATCACAGTGTTTAATCCTCAAGGTGAGCTTGTGCATCAGCAAGAAGGCTTGGGAGTTGATAATAAAGAAACAGTTGCTCAAATTCTAGCAAGTGCAACTGCCAATTAA
- a CDS encoding alginate export family protein yields the protein MRNKLLLVILLCAQATLVAQQFNLTAELRPRFENKHGFQTLLNTGAKGTNFISQRTRLNFFFTQDQLAFKIALQNVRVWGDVSTLSASDNLNSLHEAWAAIVFSDQLKLQLGRQEIVYDDSRIFGNVGWAQQARSHDAAIAKKRFNNGDQLDVGFALNADSQSGVSTNYSNIAGYKTFQYAWYHFKRNRIHMSLLALNTGVELLFDPNKTIQYSQTFGGRIQYQKGKLSLDGASYFQTGTLQNNTVSAQYFTGNIYYQLSDVYSIALGVESLSGKDSNDTSTDMKSFNPIFGTNHKFNGWMDYFYVGNHSNSVGLLDLYASISYQKNKFSAKIVPHFFSAAEDMYNGNFILSRNLGTEIDTSVGYKFSNDIAFSGGYSKMFGSKSLEFLKGGDHKENNSWLWFMVVFKPTLF from the coding sequence ATGAGAAACAAACTTTTATTGGTAATCTTGCTATGTGCACAGGCAACACTTGTGGCGCAACAATTTAACCTTACAGCAGAACTCAGACCTCGTTTTGAAAACAAACACGGGTTTCAGACCCTTTTAAATACGGGAGCAAAAGGCACAAATTTTATATCACAAAGAACACGGCTAAACTTCTTTTTTACACAAGACCAGTTAGCGTTTAAAATTGCCTTACAAAATGTGCGTGTATGGGGTGATGTGAGTACACTTTCTGCTTCGGATAACTTAAATTCCTTGCATGAGGCTTGGGCTGCTATTGTCTTTTCTGATCAATTAAAACTACAATTAGGAAGACAGGAAATCGTGTATGATGACAGTCGAATATTTGGAAATGTAGGTTGGGCTCAACAAGCGCGTAGTCATGATGCAGCCATCGCTAAAAAAAGATTTAATAATGGAGATCAATTGGATGTTGGTTTTGCTTTAAATGCCGATTCACAATCAGGGGTTTCTACTAATTACAGCAATATTGCAGGATATAAAACATTTCAGTATGCTTGGTATCATTTTAAAAGAAATCGTATTCATATGAGTCTTTTAGCTTTAAATACAGGAGTTGAGCTTTTATTTGATCCAAACAAAACAATCCAGTATTCGCAAACTTTTGGAGGAAGAATTCAATATCAGAAAGGTAAATTATCTCTGGATGGTGCTAGTTATTTTCAGACCGGAACCCTTCAAAACAATACAGTTTCTGCACAGTATTTTACAGGAAACATTTATTATCAATTGTCAGACGTGTATTCAATAGCCTTGGGTGTAGAATCCTTGTCTGGTAAAGACAGTAATGACACTAGTACCGATATGAAATCGTTTAATCCAATCTTTGGAACCAATCATAAGTTTAATGGATGGATGGATTATTTTTATGTGGGCAACCATAGCAATTCTGTTGGATTGCTTGATCTATATGCATCTATAAGCTATCAAAAAAATAAGTTTTCAGCTAAGATTGTTCCACACTTTTTTTCTGCTGCTGAAGACATGTATAATGGGAATTTTATATTATCGAGAAACTTAGGTACAGAAATCGACACAAGTGTTGGCTATAAATTTAGTAATGATATCGCTTTTAGTGGCGGGTACTCTAAGATGTTTGGTTCTAAATCTTTGGAGTTTTTAAAAGGAGGTGATCACAAAGAAAATAATTCTTGGCTCTGGTTTATGGTGGTGTTTAAGCCCACACTTTTTTAA